A portion of the Actomonas aquatica genome contains these proteins:
- the aroC gene encoding chorismate synthase has product MGNVFGEVFKISTWGESHGPAVGVVIDGCPPRLPITVEEIQAELDRRRPGQSDIVTPRKEADQVEILSGVFEGLTTGTPISLLVRNADHRSSAYDEMKDKFRPSHADFTYQSKYGIRDHRGGGRSSARETIGRVAAGALAKKLLKGVEVRAFITRIQDIAMPEAALAEFPSAEAVEATPVRCPHPETAAAMIERIKAVRSDGDSVGGVIECRVRGLPAGLGEPVFDRLEADLAKAMLSLPATKGFEVGSGFGGTLLKGSEHNDRFENRDGQVRTASNRSGGVQGGISNGEELVFRVAFKPTATILQKQATVDRDGQPTELMGKGRHDPCVVPRAVPIVEAMAALVLVDHWMRQQAQNGSFPQ; this is encoded by the coding sequence ATGGGCAACGTGTTTGGCGAAGTATTTAAAATCTCCACTTGGGGCGAAAGCCACGGTCCGGCCGTAGGTGTGGTCATCGATGGTTGCCCGCCGCGCCTGCCCATCACGGTGGAGGAGATCCAGGCCGAGCTCGATCGGCGCCGTCCGGGCCAGAGCGACATCGTCACGCCGCGCAAGGAGGCCGATCAGGTGGAAATCCTGTCGGGCGTCTTCGAGGGGTTAACCACCGGCACGCCGATTTCGCTGCTGGTGCGCAACGCCGACCATCGCTCCAGCGCGTATGACGAGATGAAGGACAAGTTCCGTCCGTCGCACGCCGACTTCACTTACCAGAGCAAATACGGGATCCGCGATCATCGCGGTGGTGGCCGCAGCTCGGCGCGCGAGACCATCGGGCGGGTGGCGGCGGGGGCGCTGGCCAAGAAGTTGCTCAAGGGCGTCGAGGTGCGCGCCTTCATCACGCGCATTCAGGACATCGCGATGCCGGAGGCGGCCTTGGCGGAGTTTCCCAGCGCGGAGGCCGTGGAGGCGACCCCGGTGCGTTGCCCGCATCCGGAGACGGCGGCGGCGATGATCGAGCGCATCAAAGCGGTGCGCTCCGACGGCGATTCGGTGGGCGGCGTGATTGAATGTCGCGTGCGGGGTCTGCCGGCGGGGCTGGGTGAACCGGTTTTTGATCGGCTCGAAGCCGATCTGGCGAAGGCGATGCTGTCGTTGCCGGCGACGAAAGGTTTTGAGGTCGGCAGCGGTTTTGGCGGCACCTTGCTGAAAGGCAGCGAGCACAACGACCGCTTTGAGAACCGCGACGGTCAGGTGCGCACGGCCAGCAACCGCTCGGGCGGTGTGCAGGGCGGCATCAGCAACGGCGAGGAGCTGGTCTTCCGCGTGGCGTTTAAGCCGACGGCGACGATTTTGCAGAAGCAGGCCACGGTCGATCGTGACGGGCAGCCCACGGAATTGATGGGCAAGGGCCGTCATGATCCCTGCGTGGTGCCGCGGGCGGTGCCGATCGTCGAGGCGATGGCCGCGCTGGTGCTGGTGGATCATTGGATGCGTCAGCAGGCGCAGAACGGGAGTTTTCCGCAGTGA
- a CDS encoding secretin N-terminal domain-containing protein: MLSRFFRLGVLASGLLALASLAPAQTNESPSASSLSPSLTPIVTDTIEEIDIPEGPVDGAYGLIEQLTGREVLRPSNLPQQSFSLVIKQPMTPAEALLAIETTLAMNGIAIAPLGDRFVKVVPIGSARIEAPELIEGSTLNLPPSGRVATKLFTFEFVRVEQFAAKIANLLNAQFGGAMPFEQSNALLVTDTISTLQRVEILVKQLDRPNVASLEPKFYPLVYAKASDLANKMRTILQGPAQQQLGTGTTFNADDRTNQIVVISDPRLHTFFDKLIAKLDVRSDPNTRNEVIPLKHAEATEVASLVSQLVSGQNQAASRTESARRTGTAAMQTVQPAQPNNNAAQAAANAAGINTNEFSELVTVLADERSNAVVVSGTVEDIRLIKELVNKIDVLLAQVRIEVVIAEVALTDRDSTGISSLNLVVDQGKLVGFNATGDRIGIGGVGALAGDATDAATALASGFATFSGWDLTSIVNITSDDSRKTKANILSNPSIVTTHNKESRVFVGRDIPTINSFLSDTTNSGSVNSGFGRTTISSREVGITLQVKPLIGSNGSVQMEIKQEVSSQIDTVEVDGNEQPVISKREAESFITVNSGEIIVLGGLQQKVENRGRTRFGPIPIISDIFGSRSRDDQRTDLIFFLRPVVLTHSDIDNADAMKRLRATEIGEETERVLKGEPMDQ, translated from the coding sequence ATGCTTTCCCGTTTCTTCCGCCTCGGCGTCCTCGCCTCCGGCTTGCTCGCGCTCGCGAGTCTCGCCCCGGCCCAGACCAACGAGTCCCCGTCCGCCAGCAGCCTCAGCCCGTCGCTCACCCCGATCGTGACGGACACCATTGAGGAGATCGACATCCCCGAGGGTCCGGTCGACGGCGCCTACGGCCTCATCGAGCAACTCACCGGCCGCGAGGTCCTCCGTCCCTCCAACCTGCCCCAGCAGTCCTTCTCCCTCGTCATCAAACAACCGATGACCCCGGCCGAGGCCCTGCTCGCCATCGAAACGACCCTCGCCATGAACGGCATCGCCATCGCCCCCCTCGGCGATCGTTTCGTGAAAGTGGTGCCCATCGGTTCCGCCCGCATCGAGGCCCCCGAACTCATCGAAGGCAGCACCCTCAACCTCCCGCCCAGCGGCCGTGTCGCCACCAAACTCTTCACCTTCGAATTCGTGCGCGTGGAGCAGTTCGCCGCCAAGATCGCCAACCTCCTCAATGCCCAATTCGGCGGCGCCATGCCCTTCGAGCAGTCCAACGCCCTGCTCGTGACCGACACGATCAGCACGCTCCAGCGCGTCGAAATCCTGGTCAAACAACTCGACCGCCCCAACGTCGCCTCCCTCGAACCCAAGTTCTACCCGCTCGTCTACGCCAAGGCCTCCGACCTCGCCAACAAGATGCGCACCATCCTGCAGGGCCCCGCCCAGCAGCAACTCGGCACCGGCACCACCTTCAACGCCGACGACCGCACCAACCAGATCGTCGTCATCAGTGACCCGCGCCTGCACACCTTCTTCGATAAACTCATCGCCAAACTCGACGTCCGCTCCGACCCCAACACCCGCAACGAGGTCATCCCCCTCAAGCACGCCGAGGCCACCGAGGTCGCCTCCCTCGTGAGCCAGCTCGTCTCCGGCCAAAACCAAGCTGCCTCCCGCACAGAGTCCGCCCGCCGCACCGGCACCGCCGCCATGCAGACAGTCCAGCCCGCGCAGCCGAACAACAACGCCGCTCAGGCCGCCGCGAACGCCGCCGGCATCAACACCAACGAATTCTCCGAGCTCGTCACCGTGCTCGCCGACGAACGCAGCAACGCCGTCGTCGTCTCCGGCACCGTCGAGGACATCCGCCTCATCAAAGAGCTCGTTAACAAGATCGACGTGCTGCTCGCCCAGGTGCGCATCGAGGTCGTCATCGCCGAGGTCGCCCTCACCGATCGCGACTCGACCGGCATCAGCTCGCTCAACCTCGTCGTCGATCAAGGCAAACTGGTCGGCTTCAACGCCACCGGAGATCGCATCGGTATTGGTGGCGTGGGTGCACTCGCCGGCGACGCCACCGACGCCGCCACCGCCCTCGCCTCCGGCTTCGCCACCTTCAGCGGTTGGGACCTCACCTCCATCGTCAACATCACCTCTGACGACAGCCGCAAAACCAAGGCCAACATCCTCTCCAACCCGTCGATCGTCACGACCCACAACAAGGAATCCCGCGTCTTTGTCGGCCGCGATATTCCCACGATCAACAGCTTCCTGTCCGACACCACCAACTCCGGTTCGGTCAACAGCGGTTTCGGCCGCACCACCATTTCGAGCCGCGAGGTGGGTATCACCCTGCAGGTCAAACCCCTCATCGGTTCCAACGGCTCCGTGCAGATGGAGATCAAACAGGAGGTCTCCAGCCAGATCGACACCGTCGAGGTCGACGGCAACGAACAGCCCGTCATCAGCAAACGCGAAGCCGAGTCCTTCATCACCGTCAACAGCGGCGAAATCATCGTGCTCGGCGGCCTCCAGCAGAAGGTGGAGAACCGCGGCCGCACCCGCTTCGGCCCCATTCCCATCATCAGCGACATCTTTGGCAGCCGCTCCCGCGACGACCAGCGCACCGACCTCATCTTCTTCCTCCGCCCGGTCGTGCTGACCCACTCCGATATCGACAACGCCGACGCCATGAAACGGCTGCGCGCCACCGAGATCGGCGAAGAAACCGAGCGCGTCCTCAAGGGCGAACCGATGGATCAATAA